A region of the Arenibacter antarcticus genome:
AATACAGCTATAGCGAGTCAGATTGGTGTTAGTGAGGGAACAGTAAGGAATATTCTAAAAAACTCGATGGATAATCCATAGGGGCAAATATGATCTAGGCAATAACAAAAGTGCTATCTGTAAATAAGCAAGTAGCACTTTTAAATAGGCCGGTAAAAAATGCCCATACAGTAACAATAATCAAGGTACTGACAAACGTATCCAATTACATAGCCTTTTTAAGAACATTAAATAGTAATTCGTAATCCTCGTAACATTCGTAACGTTACGAATGTTACGAGGATTACGAATATTAATATAAAATATGATTTATAGATATTCACTTGATAAGTCAAGTAAGAAATTCCGCTGTCCACACTGTCACAAAATAACATTTGTCCGTTACTTCGACAATGTTGAACAACACTATTTGGAAGAATCCCATGGTAGGTGCGACCGGGAAAGCAAATGCAGGTATCACAGTATGCCTAACCAACAAACGTTAGTGCCACAAGTTTCAAATTACACACCCCCAGTACCCAGCTATCACAAAAACCAAGAGGTTGTTAATTATGGAAGAAATTTCAAGAATAATAATTTTATTCAATATTTAAAAAAACACTTCACTGAAAATGAAATACAAAATGTAATACTTATATATCTGGTAGGGACCACAAGACATTGGAACGGTGCTGTAGTTTTTTGGCAAATGGATCATCATTCCAAGGTACATGGTGGTAAAGTGATGTTGTATGACAGTAATACAGGGAAAAGAGTGAAAAAACCGTACCCTCATATCAATTGGATTCATAAGATTAACAAGGAATCCGATTTTGTATTACAGCAATGTTTATTTGGATTACACTTGATAAAAGAGTATGACACTGATACCGTAGCCATAGTAGAATCTGAAAAAACGGCTATTATAATGAGTATCCTTATTCCAGAACACCTTTGGATGGCCACTGGCTCTAAAGCCAACCTAAAGGAAAGACTACTACTCCCTCTTAAGCACCACAACCTAATCCTGTTTCCAGATAAAACGGAATACAAGGCTTGGACAGAGAAAGCGTTACACCTAGCCGCAAAAGGCTTTAAAATAAGTTGCAGCCGTTTATTGGAGTCTTGTGACCTGGAACAAGGAGACGATTTAGTCGATTTATTCTTGAAA
Encoded here:
- a CDS encoding DUF6371 domain-containing protein; translated protein: MIYRYSLDKSSKKFRCPHCHKITFVRYFDNVEQHYLEESHGRCDRESKCRYHSMPNQQTLVPQVSNYTPPVPSYHKNQEVVNYGRNFKNNNFIQYLKKHFTENEIQNVILIYLVGTTRHWNGAVVFWQMDHHSKVHGGKVMLYDSNTGKRVKKPYPHINWIHKINKESDFVLQQCLFGLHLIKEYDTDTVAIVESEKTAIIMSILIPEHLWMATGSKANLKERLLLPLKHHNLILFPDKTEYKAWTEKALHLAAKGFKISCSRLLESCDLEQGDDLVDLFLKVKNEPHLNGPLLSPTEKNLKRLAEINPMVWNLVEEFGLV